acagacttgtttattttttgtaaaataagggacattttgctgcctatcaaaatggttttagaactaGAAGATTaacaatggaatctgttgcccttttagatcatgatattaaaaaagcgtttcaaaatagagaagtaatggtgagtgtatttctagatattgaaagagcgtatgactcactatggaaggatagcttattaattaaactctatgatgcgggaattagaggtagaatgtttaattggatcaaagatttccttaaggaaaggacaattcagGTAAGAATAGGCAGAACAAGgtccaagtcagttaaaataggtaatggtacccctcaaggaagtgtcattagtccagttctttttaatgtcatgataaatgatatctttgatcaggtagggacaggatttggcaaatcattgtttgcagacgatggtggaatctggaaaagaggaagaaacatcaagtatatattaaggcaggtacaaaaggctttaagatgAGTTtaaaactgggctaataaatggggtctcaggatttctgcttctaagtccaaatacatgatttctggctttagaagaaagattcctgattgtgaattgtgtctatatgattctccatTAGAAAGAGTCAAAGTATTCAAGTATttaggtaacacacataaaagttgctggtgaacgcagcaggccaggcagcatctctaggaagaggtgcagtcgacgtttcaggccgagacccttcgtcaggtgaagggtctcggcctgaaacgtcgactgcacctcttcctagagatgctgcctggcctgctgcgttcaccagcaacttttacgtgtgttgtttgaatttccagcatctgcagaattcctgttgttcaagtatttaggtgtctggtttgatgaaagacttacttggagggttcatatagataaaacaattggaacgtgtgagaaagttttaaatgttatgagaagtattgctggatgcgactggggagcagggcgggaaactatgtgcttaatatatctagctacgattagatcagttatagattatggttgtattgcttatggttccgctgctacggcagtgcttggaaaactagacactgtgcagtccaaagcacttagactctgtcgaggagcttttagaacaacatcagtcccggcattatgtgtggagatgggagaagtgcctctgcatttaagacgaattcagttgggcctgcagtattgggcaaaactaaatggattcaatcacagctgtccatcaaagtgtcttttgcaggggaagtcagagagccaaagtaaaagtaaaagagatCCATTTTTAGATGTGTTTAacaactgggctgtgaaattgaaactgactgaggaagacatagctGACCAAATTTGCCTGCCACccgtccctttttggctctttcctgaaccagaagtagacctattcctcctttttcagcttaaaggaagcagtgcaattccatcagcgttgatcacaaatgaatatttaaataataaatggggatcttatctgaagatttttactgatggctcagtggacccagagagcagtagggcaggatttgggatgtatgtgtctcaatctggagttaagattggtcaccgagtttcagatggtgtttctgtctttgcaacagaattattagcaatcctctgggccttgtggtggatagaagactcttgaccacgtagggttatcatctgttcggattctgctgctgccttagagtctataaaagggagtaaatcaaaagctcgtcctgacatagttattgagattctttTAGTGTTGTTtacagtagggaagatgggttgtgcagttagattttcatggacacctgggcatgctggggtggagggaaatgaaattgtggatgactTTGCAAattcttccttacagagcaggcaagcaGAAACTAGAGTTCCCCTGgccagagcagaattgagaagtaggattaaaaaaggtattgagaagaagtggcaggaggattagaaaaatgaattaaggggcaggcatcatttttctagtcacccactagttaaaaaggtctcggactgttaccttttaagtcatagagatatggtgaaatttacaagacttaggttggggcattgtgggctaaactattatttaaagataataggaaagcatcctactggattatgtgactgtgatAGTAccgagacagtccagcatgttttgctgagctgtaatcgatacaaaattgaaagaagcatgttgttcaagaggctatctggcttaaatttattttggttttctcttAAATCTTTGTtcggccatcaagagaatcaacatctgattgaagagtctattattcagtttatacgtgagacgaggttgtattcgagaatttgagttccttgaagttctataatgaattatacatcctgcggagtgCTGTAATATGCCTAAATGTGTCTAAACAGCCGgaagtagaagaagaagaagaagaagaaaaagaaaatcacgcaaacactaatccctcctgccggccggtggtgtagtggcacctGCCCCGGACTTCGAGGCCAGTGGTCCAGGTTCGAGCCCGGCCAGCTCCTTCCACGCTTTCCATCTATGCTGGAAAACTAAGAGCGTCAAACTAAAAACACGGCCTTGTGAAAATCAgacaaaaatgctgaagaaaagGCCAGGTTGCTGCACGATGAGCCACAAGGtgcagaaaagaacagcacactgatccctcctacctacaccatgtccatatccctcccagcttcctcacatccatctgcctgtccaaacgtctcttaaaagcctctaatgtatttgcctccaccaccacaccaggcgaagatcattatcagggatgcatctcaccctaaccatggactttttaccctcctcccatccggtaggcgctacaggagcctccgctcccacaccagcaggcacaggaagagcttcttccctgaggctgtgaccctgctgaacctcacatcacagcgctaagcagtattgcacccgtattgtactgactcagtacttttatatttgtgtgcttttAGCACTTacattttatttgcagttattttgtaaataatgctATTCTTTgcgtttctggtcagatgctaactgcttttcattggctttgtatctgtactcggcacaatgacaataaagttgaatttaatctaatctaatctaataattttataaacctctattagatctcccATCAGTCTCCAGTGCtcctgagaaaacaacccaactttatccagcctcttgttatactacatactctctaaaccaggcagcatcctggtgaacctcttctgcatcctctgcaaaacctcaacatccttccgatagtggtgcgaccagaactgtactcaGTACTCCACATACCAAAGACACAGAGATTACAGAGTGTTTAAGCATATTCTGGAATGCAGGTATATAGCAAATagtaacttcagcaaccaatctctaggcctgaatgtggattgtagaccAAATTTAAAAGGCAGCTCTGGACAAtagtttcctggagctgtggacacCAGTTAactgaaaaccagacaatgcGGCTTTTCATTCATTTTGGCCGAAGAAGGAGATGTGTGAAAACTATCtgtaactcaaaggaagcattgtagatagagtgtaaatatagaattgtccttcgATATTTAGCAGATAAAATGTCATGTAGCATTGGGTCAAACAGGTCTCAATATGATGTAGCTGCTGTGTCTCATTCTATTGAATAAAGAGACCACTTCATATCCGGTAAGTCGGACAGGGaggagcgcccggaggaaacctatacagtaacagggagaacatccaaattccttacagacagagaaggaattaaaccctgatcactggcactACAAATGATATCTGCTAAAAGACCTTAACGTTAatcaccaccaccttctgaacTGGAGTGCGGGTCAGGATACCTGAATCCTAGATATTTATATTTGTTTCAGATTCTATAAAAAATACCTGTGTTCTTAAGGAACTTAAAACAATAATCCTGCGATCCTTTCTGAAAAAGGTTGTTGATGTTAAATTGCATTTTATTCTGTGATAACTTTAAAATCAACCTTGATTGTATCTTGGACACCGCAACAGTGTATGCTCAACCACTTCTTGCTGACTACAATACTCACCCCTCCTATTAATGCATTTCTTCATTAACAACAATGCACTATTTAACCCTGTGTGCCTAAACCTCAATCTCCATACTATCACCACCTCCTTCCTGCTCTTATCACTTCTTTCTGGGTATTATAACactattagatataggagcagaattaggccatttggcccatcgagtctgcttcaccatttcatcatggctgatccattttcctctcagtcccagtctcctgccttctccccatatcccttcataccccgaccaatcaagaatctatcaacctctgccttaaatatacccagtgactcggcaacaaattccacagattcaccatcctctgtctaaagagattcctcctaatctccgttctaaatgagtgcccctctattctgagtttgtgccctcttgtcttagactcccccaccataggaaacatcctctccacatccactccatcgagaACTTCCACCGTTTCATccttttcaatgaggtcatccctcattcttctgaattccagtgaatacaggcccaggtcgatcaaacactcttcatatgacaagatttcaatcccagaatcattttcataaacttgctttgaaccctctccaatgtcagcccaccctttcttagacaagggacccaaaactgctcccaatagaccaagtgaggcttcaccagtgctttataaagccacgctcttgcttttatcttctagtTATAAGAAAGACAAGAAGACATTAAAGATGTCTTTCTGTTCCCTCTTcactcgatgggcctaattctgcttctactcCTGGTGTAATACGGTTATTTTTCACTTCCTGTCTGCTGTgtatttcacacacacacacacactctcaacgattcaggaacagcttccatctgatttctgaatggacgctgaacccgtgaacacacctcactcctttttctctctttctgcgcCACTtatataacttttttttactctatatactgcaatttacagttttttatgaTCATgaattgcaatgtattgctgccatataacaacaaacttcatgacatacaccagtgatattttgggctgccgatcatgaaaatcaccataaaATTTCCCTTTCACACACCATCCTTTTGAAATCGCCCGtgttttgttatttcaattcaagattcaagtcagaataactgatgccaagattaaggaaggcatttttgttggtccacaaatcaaacaggtaatTCAAAGAactctagtgggactggagaaaatcacatggaaggaattcaaggatgttgttgaaaattttcttggcaactacagagcatcaaATTACATGTAGCTGGTTCACAACATGGTTTAAGcaaacaaaaccatgaagtgcaacatgtcactaaagattcattgtctgcattcccatttagatgtcttccctgcaaatcttggcattgTCAAtgacgagcacggtgaaaggtttcacccggacattgtggtcatggagaaatggtatcagggcaactggaatccatcagtgttggctgattattgttggacgctGAAgacagaagcctcagacactgagtacaaatgaaactcATCAACAAAacttttttaacttagttgaactattggaaAGTGTCAGCATAATTATACAATCAAACATATGATATTCAATAAAAGCTAATTTCTTGTTTCTGCAAACTCCTACGTgttacaagtagtctgaaatcatatttgtgttcagcttcaagcggtctatcataaacaaataacacttctgaggaagcaacacttttgaaaaaatttgttgtccagtgttatcgaagtgtgtatactgtactacatacaaccttgaggttggtgtccttacaggtagccacaagacaaagaaacccaatagaacccattaagaaaagactgtcaaacacccaataaaCAAATCCTTCAAACAAACGGAATCAAAcagctgaagttcacaaaagtgagtctgcagccatgaagccagtcgtCATTGCAGGCTGTCTAGCAGCTCGTTAGTCACAGGCTACAGCCTCAGTTCGGCacggagatgagtaaacctcacctgctcgtccctcacctccagccccgacaccctgaccttttcaatcccaACCAGCACTTAAATCATTCAGACTTTAGGCTTTCTTCACTCCCTGGCCCGGGCCCTGACGTTTCAATACACTCTCGTGCCTGGCCCCCACTGCCATGGTTCCATCCATACCCAGCTTCTCCAATTCCACCCCGCAATCAAACCTCAGTCCTTTCCTTACTCTCGGGCCCAATCCCAGGCTCCTCCGTGAATCTTCCAGTAATTGTAGCATGGATACACATGTGGTTCAGCCACTGAGCCCAGCagagccatttctactgacaggagaaggggcaaaggtcactttgggcagatggggctcatcagctgtgggaggcagctcatccaggaggaaGACCCTGATCTAAACCTACACCCTGGGGctgtacccactcacggggaaggctttggaagTCACCCCCAAGGGAAATCcgagagctggagtccctaaggcagttcaatgctgactggcaacctgcgtggagtgggggcgggggggagcctgctacatgggcaacagctttctctccctgttgtactgctctggcttgcaCGCCGACAGAGGGAATTcttttccttcttccttctcttcttcaattcttcaattccccactctggctcttacctcgtctcctcacctgcctatcacctccccctggtgccccgatgacctcccttccccccatggtccaccctcctctccaatcagattccttcttctcagcacatttaccttttccacctttcaccccccagcctcttacttcatccaccccccccacccacctggcttcacctattatcttGTAGCTTGTCCTCTCCTCGTCCTCCTCCCTCCATCTTtgtattctggcgtcttccccactccgttccagtcctgaagaagtatcTCGGCtccaaatgtcaactgttcatttccataggtgttgcctgacctgctgagatcccccagcattttctgtctgaaTCTCCAACAGAAACCCGACTGTGAGACAGCAtactttaaataaatagtttattGTAATCATCTCTTTTTACTTAATTTTCTAAAAACTGTGTACAGTCCAAACAGTAGTTTGGTGAAGTTTCTGATCGGCTATGGGAAAGGTAAGAGGTAAAGACAGAAGTGTGGAGTGCAGCGCCATCTGctggagaccaacagcattgcAGAAAATGACCAATGACGGCAGACTGGCTCAGCGCCACCTACAGGCAGGAGGCCTGACGCTAGTTGCTTTGCAACATGTCGAATCCATACAACGTTGAATTGGTGTCTGATGCTCTCTGATGTTCGCCTTGCTCCGGCAAGCTTGACATTGTCGGTTCCGGGGTTTCCACTTGAAACACCTCCTCTTCCCTGGTGACCGGATCCTCCGTGCATGGATGGCGGTGCTTCGATTTCCGACAGTACTTCCTGCACTTCTGGCGCCTTGACTTTCCTTTCCTGAGAGCTTTCAGCCCCTTGTATAAATAGCAACTGcaaacagaattagaatcagcttCATTATCActaatcaatttatttatttagagacactgcacagaacagggccttctggcccttctggcccttcaaactgcgccacccagcaatccctgatttaacatcagcctaatcccaggacaatttacaatgaccagttaacctactaactgctgcatccttggactgtgggaggagaccggaacacccggaggaaaccatgcacacacattcacaggcaggatgtacagactccttacagaggatgcgggaattgaactccaaactccgatgcctgGAGCTGTAATAGGCCACGCTAACCGCTACggtgtgccatgaaatttgtagttctgtggcagcagtactatgcatcaccatcatgtgccatgtcgtatgacatcatcattatgtgccgtggcatggatgaccatgattgttcttggcacttttctacagaagtgatttgccattgtcttcttctgggcagtgtctttacaagacgggtgagcccagccattatcaatactcttcagagattgtctgcctggtgtcagtggtcacatgaccaggacttgtgatctgcaccagctgctcaaacgaccgtcaccacctgctcccatggtcacctgaccctgatcggggggacggggggctaagcaggtgctacaccttgccccagggtgacccggaggccagcagagggaaggagcaccttacacctcctatggtggaaatgtatctccaccccaccactcttGCAGcccagtgcaaagacataaaacttgctatgaattacaatactttgtaaaaaaataaataagttagtgaaaaagggggacaaaatATTGAGGTGGTGTTCTTGGATTCATgtagaaatgcaaagaaaatcaggatcaggatcaggtttatattaagactgtaagacataggagcagaattaggccattcagcccatcgagtctgctctaccattccatcgtggctgatttattaccccgcTTATcgccaatctcatgccttctccgcatagcctttgatgccctgactaatcaagaatctatctacctatgctttaaatatacccaatgacttggcctccacagacatctgtggcaatgaattccacagattcaccaccctctggctgaagaaattcctcctgatctccattctaaatggccacctctctattctgaggctgtgccctctggtcctagactcccccattataggaaacatcctctccatatccactctacgttggcctttcaatattcgataggtttcaatgggatcctccgtcattcttctaatctccagtgagtacaagaccagagccaccaaacgctcctcataccttaagcctttcgttcctggaaccattctcgaGAACCTTCTCGTGACTTGCGGATCTCTTGGGTCAGCCAGCTGGAGAGCCACCACTCAGGAGGACCAAGGCATGGGAGGGCTTCCTCCAACATCTGTCGCCATCGTGGGGGCtgcagtggttagcgtaatgctattacagcgccaggaACCCGGGTTCAGtatgtaaggagttcgtatgttctccccgcAACCACGTGGGCGCACCACCTTCGGGCTCTCCAGTTTCCTCAGACATTCTAAAGacttacgggttagggttagtaaactgtgggcatgctctgttggtgccagaaatgtGGCAGCACTTACTACAGGCTGGGGCCAGGCTCAGTCTGAACAATTCAAGCTTAATTAATCGGCATGGTACAGTATAATAGCTCGGCAGCGTAACGCTGTACTGCGCCAATGATCGGCGTTTcgttccactgcagtctgtaaggattttatacattctttccatgatcacatgggtttcctccgggtgccccggtttcctcccacagtccaaaaagacATACGGGTTTGGATTACTGAGTTGTAGGCATACAACGTTGGCGCCGGAAacctggcgacacttgcgggcagcGCCCGGCACAACATCAcaaacaacacgtttcactgtatgtttcgctgtacatgtggtaaataaagGTCACCTAGTTACGAAACAAAAATGTATAGATAAGGAGGAAGAGAGGATTTGGAGGCAGCAGGTTGGAACCTGGCCTCCTCCTTCGTACCAGAACAGGATACCAGCCACGGTGCCCACCAGGAGGATTCCGGTCACGACTCCAGCGACAATCTCCAGACCCAGCGTCGACACGCCTGTCCGTGTAGACACCGAGTTTATGCCTTTCGTTAAAGTCACCAAGTGCTTGTCGAAGTTGGAAAATTCTCTGCAGGTATCCCGATTCACCCCTTCCAACGTTCTGTCCTTCACAGAGGCTGTTCCCGTCTTCATTTCCTTCAGAGAACCTGATGCTGCAACATCACCAAAGAGAGAGAGGTTATTGTCAGTTGTATTGCAACCAGGTTTAATATAAAACCATGAgacgtgggagcagaattaagccggtCGGCTCATAGAGGTTACTGCACCTCAATGTTctgtcatgactgatttattatccctctcaaccccattctcctgccttctcccgtaacctttgacacccgtaCTACGGTAATGGAGAACCGATCAACCTCccttttaaacatacccaatggctCGGTGTCCAcggccgtctgtggcaacaaattccacggattcaccaccctctggttaaagaaattcctcctcatctcagttctaaaaagatgcccctctatcctgaggctgtgtcctctggtcttagactccccaaccaCAAGAAATAttccttccacatccactctgtcaaggcctttcaacatttggtaggtttcaatgagaaccacacccccactcattcttctaaactcagaattaagtttaatatGACTGactcattgtgaaatttgttgttttgtagcagcagcacaGAGACAGAGATAAAAATATCACTCCCCTtacaataagaaagaataaaGCAATAATGAGTACGTAAGGGAGCAATACACATctgaagttcaaaattcaaagtaactttattatcaaaatttgtataaattatacaaccttgagaattaTCAGCTTATAGGcaatcacaaagcaagaaacctaaaagaacataattttttttaaaaaagaccaatgcacggagaaagaaaaaaaaaacacaaatctgtaaacagtaaaagtaaacaacagcattctgaaccaaactgagCCCCTGGACCTGGAGCCCGGGATAGGCCCATAGACCTGGAGCCCGGAGTAGGTCCATAGACCTGGAGCCCGGAGTAGGTCCATAGACCTggagcccggagtaggcccataGACCTGGAGCCCAGGGTAGGCCCATAGACCTGGAGTGCAGGGTAGGCCCATAGACCTGGAGCCCGGGGTAGGCCCATAGACCTGGAGCCCGGGGTAGGCCCATAGACCTGGAGCCCGGGGTAGGTCCATAGACCTGGAGCCCGGAGCAGACCCATAGACCTGGAGCCCAGGGTGGGTCCATAGACCTGGAGCCTAGGGTAGGCCCATAGACCTGGAGCCTGGGGTAGGCCCATAGACCTGGAGCCTGGGGTAGGCCCATAGACCCggagcccggagtaggcccataGACCCggagcccggagtaggcccaagccttcaTCATACGGTGGGGCAAATTAGCATGAAGGTCGCAAACACAATGCACACGGAAGCCAGAGCAGTCTTACAGACTCACCCTCAGTGCAGAAGAGAGGGGTAAAACATTGTGGAGCAGGACTGTCTCAACACtcgcctctggtcctgacaccttATCTTTGCAGTCTACCTGGCCCGGTGTTTAAATTCACAGCACAAATCACATTCtctctatttaattatttattgtttgattgattgtatctgcacagtttgtcttcatttgcacatgaTTGTcagtgtgtgtaatttttcattgattctaatgtacttctttgtatttgctgagaatgcccacaggaaaacaaatctcagggttgtatgtggtgacacacatgtactttgatagtaaacttactttgaatgttgaaatgctgagatggtattcatgggttcatggacccaAGATTAAAATAGGGGCAGAGCTTTAGGGTGATCGGTGGCAACTGTAATGAAAGGGGGGAGTGTCACAAGTACAGTACTTtggcacacacactcacactcacacacatatatatatatagatagagagaggagggaggagagagaaacagatagagagagaggagagagagagagactaagagttttacacaatactgtattgcaccgtactgctgccgcaaaagaaaaacaaatttcatgccatatgtgagcgatgataaacctgattctgatctgggtctctattgtggactgagagtgggaaggagacagggagaggggaatcatggttgggaaaaggggaagggagaggggagggagtgggaagcaccagagagacattctgtaatgatcaataaaccaattgtttggaatcaaatgaccttgactggtgtctcagggctgggtgagtctgcacccacaccacccatgccacccccccccactccttggcaccccttctctgccacctgccccacacccctcccacagcattccaccctccccacttccaacatcctttgctcccgccagatttacaaactcactctctgctccacgttgacaaatacagtccttGGCAAAacggcctgcactgtgctgtactatgctctatgttctaaatagTGCAGAGAATACTTACAAAGAGATGTTGTTGGGTTTTGAAGACCTGAatcatagggaaaggttgaatagagtcatagaaccctacagcttagaaacaggccctttggcccatctagtctgtgctgaagt
This DNA window, taken from Mobula hypostoma chromosome 21, sMobHyp1.1, whole genome shotgun sequence, encodes the following:
- the LOC134359703 gene encoding uncharacterized protein LOC134359703 isoform X2, whose amino-acid sequence is MPKTRFDANEGDRLLVPCSFKADETVQSSDLRLEWGVIMEPSGSYRPIYRVVGSVLEPITEPNPYEGRAQMFISLIPKGNCSLVLQPVLARDAGQYELRLYSQGEMTVNGQKVVVVVHSGKASGSLKEMKTGTASVKDRTLEGVNRDTCREFSNFDKHLVTLTKGINSVSTRTGVSTLGLEIVAGVVTGILLVGTVAGILFCCYLYKGLKALRKGKSRRQKCRKYCRKSKHRHPCTEDPVTREEEVFQVETPEPTMSSLPEQGEHQRASDTNSTLYGFDMLQSN